The following is a genomic window from Bacteroidales bacterium.
TCCTTTGACCATCTTCAGTAATGAGATCATAAGAGATTCGGTTTATACAATGACAATTAATTATTTCACGGGATCAGCCGGCTTTAGTGGGAATGAGCCATATCATACCTCATTGTATCCAATGATAATAGAACTGCGTTCCTGCAGTGGTGACTATTACCGGTTTGTCAAACAGAAGCACTTATATGAAAAGGGCAGGTTTCCTGAATTCCTAGCAGCCTCAACAAATGCATTTCCTTTATTCTCAAATATTCCCGGCGGCTATGGAATATTTGCAGGATATTCAGTAGTAATATCAGATACATTATTTCCTAAATTCTGATTAAATGCGAAAGATCATTCAAAACATCATCATCTTTCTATTACTGAGCTCCTCAATAAATGCTCAACAAAAGATTAATGTTTCAGGATTTGTAAAAAGCAGGGAAGATGGAGAGCGATTGATAGGAGCATTCATAACTGAGGCAGGAACATCAAATGGTACAACATCAGATTACAATGGATATTTTAACCTGGTGGTTCAGAATGGTACTTCATTGAAAGTCTCATTTATTGGATATAAAGACCTGGTTTTGAATCTGAATACAGGTAATGATACGATTCTTGAAATTGCGTTATCAGAGGATATTGAACAACTGGCTGAGGTAACAATAAATGCACAGAGGAAAATAAATAGTAATATCTCAACCCTGAACTATGTCCAGATGACGCAAACCCCTTCTTTGGGAGGAAAACCAGATGTAATCAAAACCCTTCAGCTTCTGCCTGGAATAAGTTCACAAAAGGAAGGATCCAGCCTCATGATTGTCAGGGGTGGGGATCCGGGGCAGAACCTTTACCTTTTCGATAATGTCCCAATCATATATGTCAATCACCTTGGCGGATTCATGTCTGTTTTCAATCCTGAGATGATTAACAATATCGATGTCTATAAAGGTGGATTTCCTTCGAGATACGGGGGGAAACTTTCCTCTGTAATGGATATAACCCAAAAGGAAGGTGATTACTCTGCCTATAAGGGATCGTTTAGTGCAGGTATAACAGATTTGTCTTTCAATTTTGAAGGACCGGCAGGAATTAAGAATTCAAGCTTTATTGTAGGGGCAAGAAAAACCCTGTTCGATCCTTTGATGGCATTGATCCAGCTTACCCAGTATACAGCCGGTGATTATATTATTGCATACGGTTTTCATGATTTCAATGGTAAATTTTCCTGGAAACCAGATAATAAGAACAGTCTAAGCTTAAACTTTTATCAGGGAGATGATTACCTTAATTATTGGTCCTTGAAGAAGGAGAAGTACAGAATGGGTGACATATGGGGAAACTGGCTCATTTCGGCAAAATATAATAAAATAGTATCTCCAAGGTTATTTTCATCAAGCAACATATCCTTCACCCGATACAGGTTAAAGGAGTTCATGAATTACACTTTACAGGAACCGGATACCTCGACTACGCACAGGCAAAGTTACAAATCTGCAGTCAGGGATCTGTCCTTCAGGTCGGCTTTAAAATTTACTGTATCTGAAAGCTGGTTTGCAGATTTCGGAATTCAATCTTCCTGGCTCTCTTTGATTCCAAATGAAACATACAATTCTACTCAGGCAGTTCAGTACCCAACAGAACCTGTAAATTCATTAGAAACAGCCATCTACGCTGACAACAAATTCATCCTCAAAGATAAATGGTCAGTTACCCCTGGTTTCAGGTTCATCAACCATCTTACCAGAGGATTTCCAGATCTTTCCTTTGAGCCGAGACTGAATGCGGATCTGCGATTTTCAGAAAATCATTCCATCAGCTTCAGCTACATGAAGGTTTCACAATATTCTCATCTTGTGTTCACTACCGGGAGCATATGGAATAATGAAGTCTGGATACCATCCGGCAAAAAGATCCCTCCTGCTAAATCTGACCAGCTGACTATAGGATGGAATGGTTCGTTCATGAGTGGAAAGTTCTCTTCCGAACTTAGCCTCTATTATAAGGATATGTACAATCTCTCCACATACAAAGACGGATACACCAGCCTGATGGGTGATGAGAACTGGATTTCAAAGGTCGAAACAGGGGGGAAGGGAAGATCAACGGGTATTGAGGTCTTGGTCAAGAAGAATTCCGGAAACTGGACAGGATTCATCAGTTATGTTTACTCATTGACAACAAGGCAATTCCCAAACATAAATGACGGAAAGCAATATATGTTTGATTATAACCGTCCCAATAATCTCTCTTTGAACCTGAATCGCAAAATTGGTGATAATCTCAACCTTAATCTGGTTTGGGTTTATCAGTCCGGCTTGCCCTATACTCAAGCAATCGGCAGACAGTATATCCCATCTGTGACAAATGATATGGAGGGTGCTGATTTCTATTATGAGGGATTGATATATGGTGAAAGAAATGGAGCCAGAATGAAAGATTATCACAGGCTGGATATCGGATTAACCTGGTCCCATTATAACCGGAGATATAATAAAGTTGATTGGAATTTCTCCATATACAACCTTTATAACAGGCACAACCCTGTTTTCTACTATTACAATACTGATAAATCGATGGATCTTTACAATCCTCAATGGAATCATGACTTCAAGCCATTATCACTTTACCAGTTGAGTTTATTTCCCATTATGCCTTCTGTATCCTATAAAGTATATTTTGATCCTTTAGCAAGGAAATCCCGAAAGGCATCTGCGATAGCGATCGCTCTTGAAAAAGCAAATTTGGAAAAACAGAGAGTGTCTGCCTCAGGAGGTTCATACATTAAGGATCGCTGGAATATTAAAGCAGGTTATTCAATCTCTTCGGGAAGAGGGGCGAAATATGATCCGTACAGAAACAAAAGATATAACCTTGAACTGAACTATGGATTTTTTAATAATATTGAAGCAGGAATTTATGGAGGATACTCAAGGATTCAGATGTGGGAACAAATATCACCAACGGGATGGGGGGGGTATCAAAAAGGTGCATTCATTTATGGTGTCAACTGTAATTTTCAGCTGCTCCCTTATTTAATTAAAAAGGATGATTTTAGGTTTGATCTGTATATTACCGGAAAGCTTGGTGGTATCACAATAAAATCCTCAAAAAGCTATGAAGAACATTGTCTTGGTGCCGGGGCAACAGTCTATTTGTTTAAACACCTTGGATTTTTTAGCGAGTATTATTACGGTAAATTCTACACTGTGCCTTTAAATCCCTTTCATTTCTTTAGTCAACCTGTTCAGAACAAAGTCAATTTCGGTCTGACAGTAAAATTTAAATGACAATCCACCATTATATGCCTGAGCTCAAAGCGCAAAAAGAGGGATTGCTCGCTTCTCTCGCGTTCCCTGTGAGGGAGGCTTCAAAGCAATCTGATCAAACCTTTCAGGTATTTTTATTTACGAAAAACCTTCGCTGAAGCTAGCTTCGCTTGGTTTCCCGTAAATAAAAAATCCCGCGAAAGCGGGATTTGATCAGATTGCTTTGGCGGAGAAAGAGGGATTCGAACCCCCGGAACCGTGGTAACAGTTCAACGGTTTTCAAGACCGCCGCATTCGACCGCTCTGCCATTTCTCCGCCGCAAAGATAGTATTTTTTTGTTTTTACAATATTTTTTTGAAAAAATATTGTAACTAACTAATAATCAACATGTTGCAATTTTTGTTAACAGGATATGAACAAAAAAATGAAAATAAAACTCTGAAGTCAGCGACTGGTGAGAAGTTGCGACATTTTGACCAAAACGCAACTTTCATCCAAAAAAAGTGCCATTTTAACCTTAAAGTGGCACTATTTGTGGAAAAACGGAAAAATAAATTTGCGTATGAATTTAAAAAAAATAAATTTGTATTCAATTAGTAAGATTGGTCTAACCCTTTAAATTTTTCATCATGACAAAAAAAGAATTAGTTAATGCAATCGCTGCTGAGGCAGGACTTTCTATCAAAGATGCTGGCAAATCATTAAACGCATTTGTTACCTCTTTCGGAAAAGCAATGAAAAAAGGTCAGAGAATCCAGCTCCCGGGCATGGGTACATTTAAAGTTGACAAGAGAAGTGCAAGAGTGGTTCGTAACCCACGTACTGGCGCTAAACTTAACGTTCCTGCTAAGAAGGTTGTAAAATTCAAAGCAGCTCCTGCTCTTAACAAAGGTCTTTAATCTTAACTGATTGAGATTGCTGAGGGGTGTTTTTACACCCCTTTTTTTATTTCATTATTCCCGGCTCATTAAAACAGCCATATCATGTTTAGATGAAATTAATCACAATTCTGATTCTTTTTCTAAAAGAATTTTAACTTTAGCCCCTGTGACACCTAAAATGTGAATGTTTTTATTATTTTTGATCGTGAAACTTATTGTCTAAACCGTAAAGCATGAACTGCATTATTGTCGATGATGACAAACTAAGCTGTAAAATCCTTGAGGGATACGTTGGCAAATCAACATCCCTCAATCTTATAGGTTCATTCAGCGATGCAGTTGAAGCACGAAATATTCTAACTAAAAGACATGATATCGAGCTTATTATACTCGATGTCGAGATGCCTGAAATGAACGGTTTTGATTTTATCGGAAGCCTTGACTTTCCTCCTAATATTATAATAGTATCCTCAGCAGAGGAATATGCAATGAAGGCATTCGACTTTAATGTTGTTGACTATCTGCTCAAACCTGTCACTTACGGACGTTTCTGCAAAGCAGTTGATAAAACTGTCAGATATTTCTCCCGCAAAGAAGGTACCAGCTCAGGCGACGAGGAAATATTTATTAAAAAAGGTTCATCGCTTGTTAAACTTAAACTGAGAGATATTATCTATATCGAAGCACTTGAAAATTATGTTACCCTGAATACCAATGATGATAAATTTACAATACATTTTACTATGAAAGCAATTGAAAATCAGTTGCCTTCAGGAGTATTCATCAGGGTGCACAGATCATTCATTATTAATAAAAGCATGATCCAGACTATTAAGGAGAATTCCCTCGATATCAATGTAGGCGGTTCCCTTAAAAGTATTCCGGTCGGGAAATCATTCAGAGACTCCCTCCTGAATGATATAAATGTGATGGCAAGATAATTTCTACTGATTTACATGCTTACCAATCGTCAGATCTTTCTGCAGCATCTTGGACAGACTTCACCATCACCTATGATGATCGAGATTGTCAGTGCAAAAGGAATATATATGTTTGGTCCCGACGGACAAGAGTATATGGACCTGATATCAGGGGTGTCGGTTAGCAATACCGGACATAGTCATCCCGCCGTTGTTGAGGCTGTTAAAAGCCAGGCTGACCAATATATGCACCTGATGGTCTATGGAGAAATAATCCAGTCTCCTCAGGTGAGATATGCTGAAAAACTTACCGGAATACTTCCGTCTTCACTGAACAGTTGCTACTTTGTTAACTCAGGAAGTGAAGCAGTGGAAGGGGCCCTAAAGCTGGCTAAAAGATATACAGGTAGGGGCCGGATAATCTCTTTTAAAAATGCTTACCATGGAAGCACACATGGAGCACTCAGTGTTCAGGGAAGCGAGCTTTACCGAAACTCTTTCAGACCACTGATGCCCGATGTTTTCCAGATCAGTTTCAATGATGAGAAAGCATTAGATATTATTGACACTTCAGTTGCATGTGTTATTGTTGAGCCTGTTCAGGGAGAAGGCGGTATAATTTATCCTGAAAATGATTTCCTGAAGAAACTGAGAGACAAATGTACATCTGCAGGTGCCTTGCTGATTTTTGATGAGATCCAGACCGGTTTTGGACGTACAGGTTTCATGTTTGCCATCGACCGGTTCAGGGTTGTTCCCGATATTCTTCTGCTGGCAAAAGCTCTTGGAGGCGGAATGCCGCTTGGTGCATTCATATCATCCAAGGAGATAATGTCGGTACTGATCTCAAATCCTGTTCTTGGACATATCACAACTTTTGGAGGTCATCCTGTCTGTTGTGCTGCCGGACTTGCTGCCCTCAATGTTATAATCGAAGGAGGGTATGTTGAAAAATCAATTCCTAAAGCAGAACTCTTTAAAAAAGAACTGATTCATCCTCATATTTCTGAGGTGAGAGGAGAGGGCCTTCTAATGGCTGTTAAGCTCAAAAATCCGGATTTTATTCATTATGTAATCGCTCATGCTCCTGATTATGGCCTGATTCTTGATTATTTTCTTTTCTGCAGCGATGCTTTCAGAATTGCTCCTCCGCTTATAATAGCTGAGGATGAAATAGCTGAAGCATGTAACAGGCTGAAAAAACTGCTTGATGCTGCAGGGATAAACGCAGAAAGGAAATGAAACGATTTTTCAGATACCTTATTATAATATACCTCCTAAGCCCGGCTTTAAAAGTAAACGGTCAGGAGTCTTTGGATTCTGCATCGGTTTTACTTGAGACTCTTTTCAGCCGGCTTACTGATAATAACGATGATAATTCCCGGATTCAGATTTATGACTCCATAAACGGGGTTATCGACTGGTATGTCAGGACAGACACGATTTTTAATCATAAATTCGACAATCTGAGGTATCTCGGACAAATTACCTCCCCCGACTCTGCCTTAAAGATTGTCACCTGGAACGCGGTCTTGCGGAGTAATCCGGGTAAGTACTATTCTTACATTATAAGAAAAGATGAGAAGGGTAAAAAGAATAATATTAATTTTCTCTCTGCCAGATATAATGATGCACCGATAAAAAAAGATACAACATATACAAGTTCAAACTGGTATGGAGCACTATATTATGATATGCGTCCATGTATCGACGGGGATAAAATGTTCTGGATTGTTCTGGGGATTGATTTTGGAAATCCATTGATATCAAAAAAAATAATCGATGTAATGGAATTTGCCGGCGACGGGACTATAATATTCGGACGAAAATGGTTTGCTGACGGAGATACATACAGCTACAGGGCAGTTATGGAATATGCAGTAACCGCATCGATGTCGCTTAGATTCACTTCCGATAAATCAATTGTTTTCGACCACCTGGTACCCATCAAACCTTCTCCCGTTAATAACCGGCAATTTTACGGACCGGATTATTCGACTGATTCATATGACTTTGAAAAGGGGAAATGGATTTTAAAGATTAATGTTGATGCCAGGAATAAGGAGTAAAAAAGTTTAGAGTGAACTAAAGTTTAGAGTGAGCTGAAGTTAAAAGAATTACATTTGTATTAACTTTAGTCACTTTAGTCACTTTTTAAATCTATGGCTGTAAGTGTTAAAACATATATCTTCTGTTTCGACGACCACAGAGCTTTCTCTGAGGATGTTAAGAAAAGATTCTCAGATACTTCCAGGTATTCAGTTGTCTCTTTTCCCACAAGGGAAGAATTGATAGATCACCTTGAAAAGGTGAGGGAAAACAACTTCTGCAAAATAGCTATTCTGGCTCTGCACGACAATAAAGAACAGATCTCAATGATCGACAGGATGACAATTGAGATAAAAAAGATTGACAACAGGACAGGACTCATTCTTGTTGGACCACCGGATAAGATGGAAGATATTAAGAAGGCTGTAAAGTATAATATTGATGCCTTTATTCCCAAGAACGCCAATTCAATTCTCCGCATTCATAATACAGTTAAAAAACTTATCAGTGAGCATAATATAGGTGTATTCAAAAAAAGAAGAAACATTTCGTTATATGCTCTGTTCATATTCATTATTGTGTCAGCTCTTCTTACCTTACTGGCATATTTTAAATTTCCTCAGTATTTCTGATCAGTTGCTTTGTGACTATTTGTCAGTTGTTAATCAACGGCACATCTTTTGAATGGTGAGGCCTGATTATTCATGTTAAACCATAAAACTATAAGATATGCAAACCGGTAAAATTGGAGTAACTACTGAGAACATTTTCCCGATTATTAAAAAATTTCTCTATTCTGACCATGAGATCTTTCTTCGTGAACTCATTTCAAATGCTGTTGATGCCACACAGAAACTTAAGACACTTGCTTCTGTAGGCGATTATAAAGGTGCCCTTGATGATACAACGATCAGAGTATCATTCGATAAGAAGAAAAAGACAATAATTGTCTCCGACAGGGGTTTGGGAATGACAAAAGAGGAGGTGGATAAATACCTTAACCAGATCGCTTTTTCCAGCGCCAACGATTTTCTTGATAAATATAAAGACCAGATAAATTCGATAATCGGACATTTCGGTCTTGGATTCTATTCATCATTTATGGTGTCTGATAAGGTTGAAGTTATTACAAAATCCTATCAGGATGGTGCGCAGGCTGTTAAGTGGAGCTGTGATGGAAGTCCCGAGTTTTCGATAGAGGAGGTTGAAAAGGAGAACATAGGAACAGATGTCATTCTCTATATTGATAAGGAGTCAAAAGAGTTTCTTGAGGAGAGCAGGATCGAACAGCTTCTTAAAAAATACTGCAAATTCCTGCCCGTGGATATTGCTTTCGGCATTGAGAAAGAGTGGAAAGACGGCAAGATGGTAGAGACAGGAAAAGCAAAAATCATAAATAATACAAAACCTGCATGGACACTCAAACCTGCTGATCTTAAAGATGATGATTATAAAAATTTCTACAGGGAGCTATATCCTGCCGGAGAAGAACCATTGTTCAATATACACCTGAATGTAGATTATCCTTTCAAGCTAACAGGAATATTATACTTCCCGAAGATTAAAAGCAATATCGAAATTCAGAAAAATAAAATTCAGCTTTACTGTAACCAGGTTTTTGTTACAGATTCAGTAGAAGGCATTGTTCCTGAGTTTCTTACACTACTTCACGGAGTAATTGATTCACCTGATATTCCGTTGAACGTATCTAGGAGTTATCTTCAGAGCGATTCGAATGTAAAGAAAATTTCTGCCCATATTACAAAGAAAGTGGCTGACCGGCTTAACGACATATTCAAGAATAACCGTGAGGAATTTGAGAAGAAATGGGATAGCTTAAAGTTATTCATTGAATATGGAATGATGACCGAGGAAAAGTTTTATGAGAAAGCCTCCAAGTTTGCCCTTCTTAAAAACACTGAGGATAAGTATTTTACATTTGAGGAGTATGAAAAGATAATTAAGGAGAATCAGACCGATAAGAATAATACACTGATTTATCTTTATTCTACAAACAAAACTGATCAGTTTACATATATTGAAAAAGCTAAGAATAAGGGTTATGATGTTCTGCTTCTCGACGGTCAGCTTGATGTTCACCTGATTAATCAGCTTGAGTCTAAGCTGAAAGATACCAGGTTTGTCAGGGTTGACTCCGATGTGGTTGACAAACTCATTCAGAAAGATGAGAAACGCGAATCAAAGCTGACTCCTGAGCAGCAGGACGATCTGAAGAGTGTATTTAATGTAAGAGTGAAATCAAAAGAGGTTTATAATGTTGTTTTTGAAACACTCGATGAGAATGAAGCGCCTGTAATCATAACTCAGTCAGAGTTCATGCGCAGAATGAAAGAGATGGCTCAGATGGGCGGCGGAGGGATGAATTTTTATGGCGAACTGCCCGATAGTTTTAACATTGTTGTTAATCCTAATCATCAGCTTGTTATAAAGGTTTCTGAGGATCTGCAGACAAAGGAAGGTACCCGCCTGGTAGAGAATGATGCTGAAAGAAAAAGGATTAAGGAGGAGATCGATTTTACAGAAAAAGAGCATAAGAAAAAGAAGGCTGATGAAATTAGTCAGATTGAGAAAGATGATCTCGAAAAACTGCGCAAGGAACTGACAGATGTTGAAAACTCCAGGAAAGAGATCCTCGAATCATATGGCACTTCAAACAAAGTTGTCAAGCAGCTTATAGACCTTGCACTGCTCGCAAATAATATGCTGAGAGGAGAGGAGCTGAGTAGCTTCGTTAAACGTAGCGTGGAATTGTTATAATAATTTTTCTAAGGATAAACCCCTCTGCCGCTTAGCGGCATCTCCCCTGGAAGGGGAGAAAATTTCTGCAATTAGCCGAATTTCAATTACATCCGGAGATTATTCCCCCTCCCAGGGGGAATGCCCGAAGGGCAAGGGGGTGTATGTATGTTGCAGAACTTGCCCAGGGGGAATGCCCGAAGGGCAAGGGGGGTGGGATTTAGACGATCCTGGCTATCTCATTCTTAACATAGTCAATAGCTGCCCTGGTAGGCTCCTTGTCGAGTTGCATAATTCTTTCAAGGAGTCTTTTGCTAAGATCCATGCCTGATGAATTGACCGGCATTTTCTCTGCTTCACTATTGATTATCTTAATCATGTTGGAACGTGCATTTCTAACCACTTCCCAGGCTTGCTGACTCATGTAAATCTGCTGAGACAGGTTGTGTTCAAATTCACTTCTGATAGTGTTTAGCAGAGTTGAATGAAGCTGCTGAGCTGTCATATCCGTCGAACTTACTCTGACAAGGAGTGACTCCAGAGAAATTCTCTCAAGGAGAAGAATTATTCTTTCATAAGCCTGCAGTTTAATAGGAGTTACAGTCCGGCTGTTCTGGAGTATCAGCTCCTGCCGGCGCTTATCCTGATCATTTCTGATCATATACCTCAGTACAAGCCAGGCTGTTAAAAATACTATCAGTGCCGGTATTGTTATTTTCAGAATGTCAGCAAGTAGTTCCATAATGATCATTTTTTATTAATATACAAATTTAGCTTAAACTTTTTATTTTCTTCTATAGTATTAATATTGCGGATTGCGGATTTTGGATTGCGGAATGAAAACAATTCAACAAATCAACACATCAATCCGAAATCCGAATTCCGAAATCCGAAATTTACCCTTATGTTTTTTCAATTATACTTCCTACATTTGGTTTAGTTGTTTTTAGTTTCATTTATCATAAACGCTTAATTATGGAATACTTATCCGACAGAGTTAAATCTTTAGCTGTATCACAGACACTTGCAATGGCTCAGAAGAGCCGCGAATTAAAGGCAAAAGGAATTGATATAATCAGTTTAAGTCTTGGTGAGCCTGACTTTAATACTCCGGATTATATAAAGGAG
Proteins encoded in this region:
- a CDS encoding TonB-dependent receptor, with translation MRKIIQNIIIFLLLSSSINAQQKINVSGFVKSREDGERLIGAFITEAGTSNGTTSDYNGYFNLVVQNGTSLKVSFIGYKDLVLNLNTGNDTILEIALSEDIEQLAEVTINAQRKINSNISTLNYVQMTQTPSLGGKPDVIKTLQLLPGISSQKEGSSLMIVRGGDPGQNLYLFDNVPIIYVNHLGGFMSVFNPEMINNIDVYKGGFPSRYGGKLSSVMDITQKEGDYSAYKGSFSAGITDLSFNFEGPAGIKNSSFIVGARKTLFDPLMALIQLTQYTAGDYIIAYGFHDFNGKFSWKPDNKNSLSLNFYQGDDYLNYWSLKKEKYRMGDIWGNWLISAKYNKIVSPRLFSSSNISFTRYRLKEFMNYTLQEPDTSTTHRQSYKSAVRDLSFRSALKFTVSESWFADFGIQSSWLSLIPNETYNSTQAVQYPTEPVNSLETAIYADNKFILKDKWSVTPGFRFINHLTRGFPDLSFEPRLNADLRFSENHSISFSYMKVSQYSHLVFTTGSIWNNEVWIPSGKKIPPAKSDQLTIGWNGSFMSGKFSSELSLYYKDMYNLSTYKDGYTSLMGDENWISKVETGGKGRSTGIEVLVKKNSGNWTGFISYVYSLTTRQFPNINDGKQYMFDYNRPNNLSLNLNRKIGDNLNLNLVWVYQSGLPYTQAIGRQYIPSVTNDMEGADFYYEGLIYGERNGARMKDYHRLDIGLTWSHYNRRYNKVDWNFSIYNLYNRHNPVFYYYNTDKSMDLYNPQWNHDFKPLSLYQLSLFPIMPSVSYKVYFDPLARKSRKASAIAIALEKANLEKQRVSASGGSYIKDRWNIKAGYSISSGRGAKYDPYRNKRYNLELNYGFFNNIEAGIYGGYSRIQMWEQISPTGWGGYQKGAFIYGVNCNFQLLPYLIKKDDFRFDLYITGKLGGITIKSSKSYEEHCLGAGATVYLFKHLGFFSEYYYGKFYTVPLNPFHFFSQPVQNKVNFGLTVKFK
- a CDS encoding HU family DNA-binding protein, which codes for MTKKELVNAIAAEAGLSIKDAGKSLNAFVTSFGKAMKKGQRIQLPGMGTFKVDKRSARVVRNPRTGAKLNVPAKKVVKFKAAPALNKGL
- a CDS encoding response regulator transcription factor → MNCIIVDDDKLSCKILEGYVGKSTSLNLIGSFSDAVEARNILTKRHDIELIILDVEMPEMNGFDFIGSLDFPPNIIIVSSAEEYAMKAFDFNVVDYLLKPVTYGRFCKAVDKTVRYFSRKEGTSSGDEEIFIKKGSSLVKLKLRDIIYIEALENYVTLNTNDDKFTIHFTMKAIENQLPSGVFIRVHRSFIINKSMIQTIKENSLDINVGGSLKSIPVGKSFRDSLLNDINVMAR
- a CDS encoding aspartate aminotransferase family protein, giving the protein MLTNRQIFLQHLGQTSPSPMMIEIVSAKGIYMFGPDGQEYMDLISGVSVSNTGHSHPAVVEAVKSQADQYMHLMVYGEIIQSPQVRYAEKLTGILPSSLNSCYFVNSGSEAVEGALKLAKRYTGRGRIISFKNAYHGSTHGALSVQGSELYRNSFRPLMPDVFQISFNDEKALDIIDTSVACVIVEPVQGEGGIIYPENDFLKKLRDKCTSAGALLIFDEIQTGFGRTGFMFAIDRFRVVPDILLLAKALGGGMPLGAFISSKEIMSVLISNPVLGHITTFGGHPVCCAAGLAALNVIIEGGYVEKSIPKAELFKKELIHPHISEVRGEGLLMAVKLKNPDFIHYVIAHAPDYGLILDYFLFCSDAFRIAPPLIIAEDEIAEACNRLKKLLDAAGINAERK
- the htpG gene encoding molecular chaperone HtpG, with translation MQTGKIGVTTENIFPIIKKFLYSDHEIFLRELISNAVDATQKLKTLASVGDYKGALDDTTIRVSFDKKKKTIIVSDRGLGMTKEEVDKYLNQIAFSSANDFLDKYKDQINSIIGHFGLGFYSSFMVSDKVEVITKSYQDGAQAVKWSCDGSPEFSIEEVEKENIGTDVILYIDKESKEFLEESRIEQLLKKYCKFLPVDIAFGIEKEWKDGKMVETGKAKIINNTKPAWTLKPADLKDDDYKNFYRELYPAGEEPLFNIHLNVDYPFKLTGILYFPKIKSNIEIQKNKIQLYCNQVFVTDSVEGIVPEFLTLLHGVIDSPDIPLNVSRSYLQSDSNVKKISAHITKKVADRLNDIFKNNREEFEKKWDSLKLFIEYGMMTEEKFYEKASKFALLKNTEDKYFTFEEYEKIIKENQTDKNNTLIYLYSTNKTDQFTYIEKAKNKGYDVLLLDGQLDVHLINQLESKLKDTRFVRVDSDVVDKLIQKDEKRESKLTPEQQDDLKSVFNVRVKSKEVYNVVFETLDENEAPVIITQSEFMRRMKEMAQMGGGGMNFYGELPDSFNIVVNPNHQLVIKVSEDLQTKEGTRLVENDAERKRIKEEIDFTEKEHKKKKADEISQIEKDDLEKLRKELTDVENSRKEILESYGTSNKVVKQLIDLALLANNMLRGEELSSFVKRSVELL